The following are encoded in a window of Thunnus albacares chromosome 17, fThuAlb1.1, whole genome shotgun sequence genomic DNA:
- the psmd3 gene encoding 26S proteasome non-ATPase regulatory subunit 3 — MKETAAKRREKAGRAEKKEPKEPQDVEMPEEEAANAAKQPRELDSLTLDDIKEHVKQIEKAVSGKEPRFVLRALRALPSTSRRLNTNVLHKAVTGFFTNNTNTRDFLLGFLEEPMEMADGDVQFRPRTGKAATAPLLPEVEAYLQLLLVVHLTNNKRYTEAQKVSDDLLQKIGSKNRRALDLVAAKCYYYHARVYEFLKQFDTIRSFLHTRLRTATLRHDADGQAVLLNLLLRNYLHFNLYDQAEKLVSKSVFPELANNNEWARYLYYTGRIKAIQLEYSEARRTLTNALRKAPQHTAVGFKQTVHKLLIVVELLLGEIPDRLQFRQPSLKRSLMPYFLLTQAVRTGNLAKFNQVLEQFGEKFQTDGTYTLIIRLRHNVIKTGVRMISLSYSRISLADIAQKLQLDSPEDAEFIVAKAIRDGVIEASINHEKGFVQSKETMDIYGTREPQLAFHQRISFCLDIHNMSVKAMRFPPKAYNKDLESAEERREREQQDLEFAKEMAEDDDDSFP, encoded by the exons ATGAAGGAGACAGCGGCCAAGCGGCGGGAAAAAGCGGGGAGAGCGGAGAAGAAGGAGCCGAAGGAGCCGCAGGACGTTGAGATGCCGGAGGAAGAGGCGGCTAACGCGGCTAAGCAGCCCCGAGAGCTGGACAGCCTGACCCTGGACG acaTTAAGGAGCATGTGAAGCAGATAGAGAAGGCGGTGTCGGGGAAGGAGCCTCGGTTCGTGCTGCGAGCTCTGCGAGCGTTGCCGTCCACCAGCCGCCGCCTCAACACCAACGTGCTGCACAAAGCCGTCACCGGCTTCTTCACCAACAACACCAACACCAGAGACTTCCTGCTGGGCTTCCTGGAGGAG ccgATGGAGATGGCGGACGGAGACGTGCAGTTCCGTCCTCGGACGGGAAAAGCAGCGACGGCTCCGCTGCTGCCGGAGGTGGAAGCTtatctgcagctgctgctggtggttCACCTGACGAACAACAAGAGATACACAGAG GCTCAGAAGGTGTCTGACGACCTGCTGCAGAAGATCGGCTCCAAGAACCGCAGAGCTCTGGACCTGGTGGCTGCCAAGTGTTACTACTATCACGCACGAGTGTACGAGTTCCTGAAGCAGTTCGACACCATccgcag CTTCCTGCACACTCGCCTGCGTACGGCGACGCTGCGTCACGACGCCGACGGTCAGGCGGTTCTCCTGAACCTGCTGCTGAGGAATTACCTGCACTTCAACCTGTACGACCAGGCTGAGAAACTGGTGTCCAAGTCCGTGTTCCCAGAGCTCGCCAACAACAACGAGTGGGCCCGATACCTCTACTACACAG GTCGTATTAAGGCGATCCAGTTGGAGTATTCTGAGGCTCGCAGGACTCTGACCAACGCTCTGAGGAAAGCTCCccaacacactgctgtgggctTCAAACAGACG gtcCACAAGCTGCTGATCGTGGTGGAGCTGTTACTGGGAGAGATTCCTGACAGACTCCAGTTCAGACAGCCGTCACTCAAAAGATCCCTGATGCCATATTTTCTGCTCACACAGg cggtGAGAACAGGTAACCTGGCCAAGTTTAACCAGGTGTTGGAGCAGTTTGGGGAGAAGTTTCAGACCGACGGGACGTACACACTCATCATCCGCCTGAGACACAACGTCATCAAGACCG gtgtgcgGATGATCAGCCTGTCGTACTCTCGTATCTCTCTGGCCGACATCGCTCAGAAGCTGCAGCTCGACAGTCCAGAGGACGCAGAGTTCATCGTTGCCAAG GCGATCCGTGACGGCGTGATCGAGGCCAGCATCAACCATGAGAAAGGCTTCGTCCAATCAAAAGAGACCATGGACATCTACGGGACCAGAGAGCCTCAGCTGGCGTTTCACCAGAGGATCTCCTTCTGCCTCGACATCCACAACATGTCTGTGAAG GCCATGAGGTTTCCTCCAAAAGCTTACAACAAAGACCTGGAGTCAGCAGAG GAGCGTCGGGAGCGTGAGCAGCAGGATCTGGAGTTCGCCAAAGAAATGGCCGAAGATGACGACGACAGTTTCCCATGA